The Actinomycetota bacterium genome has a window encoding:
- a CDS encoding alcohol dehydrogenase, translating into MQAWMTTEPGSIALGQVGEPEPGPDEAVVAVQAFSPNRGETFVLDHAPPGFRPGKDIAGVVLRPAASGRGPGAGTRVVAHLDHSGWAERVAVPLDRLAVLPEAISTTRAAALPLAGLTAIRLTRVTGPLASRRVLLTGASGGVGHYFVELAAAQGAQITVVTADEDRSRQLIELGAADWVSNAAEAVGRFDVGLDSVGAAATATVLSKLTVHGMLVWFGQASRNPPTLDFFDWSGGSSATIRKFLYTDDPTPTADDLAALVRLVAAGRLHPEIGRVAGWANTLQTIEAMVTRQVRGNAVCTLP; encoded by the coding sequence ATGCAAGCGTGGATGACGACAGAACCCGGATCGATCGCCCTGGGGCAGGTCGGTGAGCCCGAGCCCGGACCAGACGAGGCAGTGGTTGCGGTCCAGGCGTTCTCGCCCAACCGGGGTGAGACTTTCGTGCTCGACCATGCCCCGCCCGGCTTTCGGCCCGGCAAGGACATCGCGGGGGTCGTCTTGCGGCCCGCCGCCTCCGGACGAGGACCGGGTGCGGGGACTCGCGTGGTCGCGCACCTGGACCACTCCGGTTGGGCCGAGCGAGTGGCCGTGCCGTTGGATCGGCTCGCGGTCCTTCCCGAAGCGATTAGTACTACCCGGGCCGCTGCACTGCCGCTGGCCGGCCTCACCGCGATCCGGCTGACCAGGGTCACCGGGCCCCTAGCCTCGCGCCGCGTCCTGTTGACCGGCGCGTCAGGCGGAGTCGGCCACTACTTCGTGGAACTTGCCGCGGCCCAGGGTGCGCAGATCACCGTCGTGACCGCGGACGAGGACCGCAGCCGCCAACTGATCGAGCTCGGCGCCGCCGATTGGGTCAGCAATGCAGCAGAAGCCGTCGGGCGGTTTGACGTGGGACTGGACTCAGTGGGCGCCGCAGCAACCGCGACCGTGCTGAGCAAACTGACCGTGCACGGGATGCTGGTCTGGTTCGGCCAGGCCAGCCGAAACCCTCCAACGCTGGACTTCTTCGATTGGAGCGGCGGATCGAGCGCCACGATCCGCAAGTTCCTGTACACCGACGATCCAACCCCGACTGCAGACGACCTCGCCGCGTTGGTACGTCTCGTAGCTGCCGGCCGGCTGCACCCCGAGATCGGCCGAGTCGCCGGTTGGGCAAACACGTTGCAGACGATCGAGGCGATGGTAACCCGCC
- a CDS encoding transcriptional regulator, with protein sequence MAAACPTRQVIGRVGDKWSLLVLYALSTGTKRFSQLRSEVEGISQKMLTQTLRALERDGLVHRHAYPTIPPKVEYRLTPLGQSLEDAIAVVRRWAYAHMDEIAASRDTYDQQPALTDGG encoded by the coding sequence ATGGCTGCGGCTTGTCCCACCCGCCAGGTCATCGGACGGGTGGGGGACAAGTGGTCGCTGCTCGTCCTCTACGCGTTGTCGACCGGCACGAAGCGGTTCTCGCAGCTGCGATCTGAGGTCGAGGGCATCAGCCAGAAGATGCTCACTCAGACCCTCCGGGCCTTGGAGCGAGACGGGCTCGTCCACCGCCACGCGTACCCGACGATTCCGCCCAAGGTGGAGTACAGACTGACCCCGCTCGGCCAAAGCCTCGAGGACGCCATCGCTGTTGTCCGCCGGTGGGCGTATGCCCACATGGACGAGATTGCCGCATCCCGCGACACCTACGATCAGCAGCCGGCGCTCACCGACGGCGGGTGA
- a CDS encoding LLM class flavin-dependent oxidoreductase — protein MDIGVGLPGHAPWRDARQLVEWARRAEARGFSSVSVSDRLLWPTPEPLTLLAAAAAATRRIRLQTSVLLAPLHSNSLLFAKSILTLDHLAGPHRLRLGLVAGFRDDDFAASGVPYRTRGVAFDALLGRLADAFHDGAGTGLLPATPGGPPLLFGGTSAATVRRIARRGQGWLAGTATADDLDQFVPELVETWQQRGRTGTPRVIASTMFALGPNARTAVRQAIGPYYAFAGDEWAQHGIATALTSPDSIAATAAEFESHGCDELIFTGNDADPDQVDLLADALGR, from the coding sequence ATGGACATCGGAGTCGGGCTGCCCGGTCACGCCCCATGGCGCGATGCTCGACAGCTCGTCGAGTGGGCGAGGCGCGCCGAGGCGCGCGGCTTCTCCTCGGTCAGCGTGAGCGATCGCCTGCTGTGGCCGACGCCGGAACCGCTCACCCTGCTGGCCGCGGCGGCGGCGGCCACCAGACGGATCCGCCTGCAGACCAGCGTCTTGCTGGCGCCGCTTCACAGCAACAGCCTGCTGTTCGCCAAGTCGATCCTCACCCTCGACCACCTGGCCGGCCCTCACCGGCTGCGGCTCGGACTGGTCGCCGGCTTCCGGGACGACGACTTCGCAGCCTCGGGCGTGCCGTACCGAACCCGTGGCGTCGCCTTCGACGCCCTGCTCGGGCGACTCGCCGACGCGTTTCACGACGGCGCCGGTACCGGGCTGCTGCCCGCCACACCAGGCGGTCCTCCCCTGCTATTCGGGGGCACCTCCGCCGCCACCGTCCGCCGTATCGCTCGCCGGGGACAGGGATGGCTGGCCGGGACCGCCACCGCGGACGACCTCGACCAGTTCGTACCCGAACTGGTCGAGACCTGGCAGCAGCGCGGCCGCACCGGCACGCCCCGAGTGATCGCCTCGACGATGTTCGCACTCGGTCCCAACGCGAGAACCGCGGTGCGACAAGCTATCGGTCCCTACTACGCCTTCGCCGGCGACGAGTGGGCACAGCACGGCATTGCCACCGCCCTCACGTCGCCTGACAGCATCGCCGCCACCGCAGCCGAGTTCGAAAGCCACGGCTGCGACGAACTCATCTTCACCGGCAACGACGCCGATCCGGATCAGGTCGACCTGCTCGCCGACGCCCTCGGCCGGTAG
- a CDS encoding DsbA family oxidoreductase produces MMIDFYADILCPWCYIGHRRLRSALRDAPSSAVIVRWRSVELSPGLSRVPADTAAQQMAAATWWGDQAAARIADIRSLGSAEGLQLNLHVARPVNSFDAHRLVKFAAHHGRQGDIVEGLLYGYHTEGVNIADHGALEEIGTRAGLGGNDIRSLLAGDAFAAEVRTDERSARQRGVSGVPSLVLGDGPPLTGLHSTVFLRQLIHQAVTDAGDALTRDENP; encoded by the coding sequence CTGATGATCGACTTCTACGCCGACATCCTGTGCCCCTGGTGCTACATCGGCCATCGTCGGCTGCGGTCGGCGTTGCGCGATGCGCCCAGCAGCGCGGTCATCGTCCGCTGGCGCAGCGTGGAACTGTCGCCTGGCCTGAGCCGGGTCCCCGCTGACACCGCGGCGCAGCAGATGGCTGCGGCGACATGGTGGGGCGACCAGGCAGCCGCGCGGATCGCTGACATCCGCTCCCTCGGCAGCGCCGAGGGGCTGCAACTCAATCTGCACGTCGCTCGCCCCGTCAACTCCTTCGATGCGCACCGTCTGGTGAAGTTCGCCGCCCACCACGGTCGGCAAGGCGACATCGTCGAGGGCCTGCTGTACGGCTACCACACCGAAGGTGTCAACATCGCCGATCACGGCGCACTCGAAGAGATCGGTACCCGGGCGGGACTGGGCGGCAACGACATCCGGTCCTTGCTGGCCGGCGACGCCTTCGCTGCGGAGGTACGAACCGACGAACGATCCGCCCGGCAGCGCGGGGTGAGCGGCGTACCTTCGCTGGTTCTGGGCGACGGCCCTCCGCTCACCGGCCTGCACTCGACTGTGTTCCTACGCCAGCTCATCCACCAGGCCGTGACCGACGCTGGCGACGCGCTGACACGAGACGAGAATCCCTGA
- a CDS encoding MarR family transcriptional regulator — protein MVTKRMTATQTQLATWRALYRADSLLFAHLNNQLRATLGVTYFEREVLAALERSDGRLRMAPLATELMISRSGITRLVTKMEADGWVTRTRPPTDRRATWAELTATGRQLLAAAQPVIDAVVSTFFADYLDAAELRRVTAALDRLATANPGIGEFDCGL, from the coding sequence ATGGTGACCAAGCGAATGACAGCGACGCAGACCCAGCTCGCCACGTGGCGTGCGCTGTACCGCGCGGATTCGCTGCTCTTTGCGCATCTCAACAACCAGCTGCGGGCCACCCTCGGCGTGACCTACTTCGAGCGCGAGGTGTTGGCGGCACTGGAACGTTCGGACGGACGGCTCCGGATGGCGCCACTGGCCACCGAGCTGATGATCTCGCGCAGCGGGATCACCCGCCTGGTCACCAAGATGGAAGCCGACGGCTGGGTGACGCGGACCAGGCCACCCACCGACCGCCGGGCCACGTGGGCAGAACTGACCGCCACGGGGCGCCAGCTGCTGGCGGCCGCCCAGCCGGTCATCGACGCCGTCGTGTCCACCTTCTTCGCCGACTACCTCGACGCCGCCGAACTTCGCCGCGTCACCGCGGCCCTGGATCGGCTTGCTACGGCGAATCCCGGGATCGGAGAGTTCGACTGCGGGTTGTAG